ATGCGGGAGTCGCCGCGCACCACCACGTTGAGGTCGGGGTCCACCTTGCGGAAATCCACCAGGGTCTTGAGCAACTGGTCGAGGTTCATGGGGACGGTGTTGAGGAAGATGTTGCCGGAGCGGTCCACGGTGATGTAATTGGCCTTGGAGGGGGCTTCCTTGGGCCGGCCGGCGGCGGTGGGCAGGGAGATGTTGATGTCATTCACCGGCGGGGCGGTGGTGATGATGAAGATGACCAGCAG
This is a stretch of genomic DNA from Fontisphaera persica. It encodes these proteins:
- a CDS encoding ExbD/TolR family protein: MKKYSENKHHTLSELNITPLLDLAFVLLVIFIITTAPPVNDINISLPTAAGRPKEAPSKANYITVDRSGNIFLNTVPMNLDQLLKTLVDFRKVDPDLNVVVRGDSRINYQKIIDVLDVLVSAKIEKVGLATETYGQQ